In one window of Reinekea forsetii DNA:
- a CDS encoding YfgM family protein, whose amino-acid sequence MYETDQEQIEAIKGWWNKNGNWVIGGCLAFIVSYIGLYMYQDSAQTHRVAGSKAYEQLLVNLTSETPDSEALTAQIELLKGEYKDLGYGVMAALQEAKVAVDAGKLESALPALDWAAKNAEAELLTVILYRKAVVQYALDDLDGALTSLNAMSGTGHQTLSFELKGDILLAQGKPDEARKAYKAALDLSSEQDINNPYLQLKLDDLAVAE is encoded by the coding sequence GTGTACGAAACCGATCAGGAACAAATTGAAGCCATCAAAGGCTGGTGGAACAAAAACGGCAATTGGGTTATTGGCGGTTGCTTAGCCTTTATCGTGTCTTACATTGGTCTCTACATGTACCAAGATTCTGCCCAAACGCATCGTGTTGCGGGTTCTAAGGCCTATGAGCAGCTGCTCGTTAACCTCACCAGTGAGACGCCCGATAGCGAAGCGCTTACAGCTCAGATCGAGTTGCTGAAAGGCGAATATAAGGATTTGGGCTACGGCGTGATGGCAGCACTGCAAGAAGCCAAGGTGGCCGTTGATGCCGGCAAGCTGGAAAGCGCTTTGCCCGCACTGGACTGGGCCGCTAAAAACGCTGAAGCCGAACTGTTAACCGTTATCCTCTATCGTAAGGCCGTGGTGCAATATGCTCTGGACGATCTCGATGGTGCCTTGACCAGCCTCAATGCGATGAGCGGAACCGGCCATCAGACCCTGAGTTTTGAATTGAAGGGCGACATATTACTGGCCCAGGGTAAGCCTGATGAAGCCCGCAAGGCCTACAAGGCCGCGCTGGATCTGAGCTCCGAGCAGGATATCAACAACCCATATCTGCAGTTGAAACTGGACGACCTAGCCGTTGCTGAATAA
- the ispG gene encoding flavodoxin-dependent (E)-4-hydroxy-3-methylbut-2-enyl-diphosphate synthase, whose translation MNKRTESPIKRRVSRKIWVGNVPIGGDAPIAVQSMTNTDTEDVNATVGQIEALVHAGADLVRVSVPSMDAAEAFGKIRARVSVPLIADIHFDHKIALRVAELGVDCLRINPGNIGRDDRVRAVIDAARDRNIAIRIGVNAGSLEKSLQRKYGEPTAEALVESAMRHIDILDRMDFQNFKLSLKASDVFMTVAAYRLIAKQIDQPLHLGITEAGGLRSGTVKSSIGLGMLLMDGIGDTLRVSLAADPVEEIKVGFDILKSLRLRNKGINFIACPSCSRQNFDVISTLNELESRLDNVLTPLDVAVIGCIVNGPGEAKEVDLGITGGSPSNLIYVDGKADHKIDNGQLVDHFERLIRQKIADKEKFDSTIIAKI comes from the coding sequence ATGAATAAACGAACTGAAAGCCCGATTAAACGACGAGTTTCGCGCAAGATCTGGGTGGGTAATGTCCCGATCGGCGGGGATGCACCGATTGCGGTGCAATCTATGACCAATACCGACACCGAAGATGTTAACGCCACGGTCGGGCAGATCGAAGCCTTAGTGCATGCCGGTGCCGACCTGGTGCGAGTATCGGTGCCGAGCATGGACGCGGCCGAAGCCTTTGGCAAAATTCGCGCCCGGGTCTCGGTGCCGTTGATTGCCGACATCCATTTTGACCACAAGATCGCGCTGCGAGTCGCCGAATTGGGCGTCGATTGCTTACGCATCAATCCGGGCAATATCGGCCGCGACGACCGGGTTCGGGCTGTGATCGACGCCGCCCGCGATCGTAATATTGCCATCCGCATCGGTGTTAACGCCGGGTCGTTGGAAAAAAGCCTACAACGCAAATACGGCGAACCGACGGCGGAAGCCTTGGTCGAGTCGGCCATGCGCCATATCGACATTCTCGATCGCATGGATTTTCAAAACTTTAAGCTGAGTCTAAAGGCCTCCGACGTCTTTATGACCGTTGCCGCCTACCGCCTGATTGCCAAACAGATCGATCAGCCGTTGCACCTGGGCATTACCGAAGCCGGTGGCCTGCGCAGTGGCACGGTGAAATCGTCGATTGGCTTGGGCATGCTGCTGATGGACGGCATCGGCGATACCCTGCGGGTGTCCTTAGCGGCCGACCCGGTGGAAGAAATCAAGGTCGGCTTTGATATTCTCAAGAGCCTACGCCTGCGCAACAAGGGCATTAACTTTATTGCTTGCCCAAGTTGTTCACGGCAAAACTTCGATGTGATCAGTACGCTCAACGAGCTCGAAAGTCGCCTCGACAATGTCCTGACGCCGCTCGATGTGGCGGTGATCGGGTGTATCGTCAACGGTCCTGGGGAGGCCAAGGAGGTCGACTTGGGTATTACCGGTGGCTCGCCTAGCAACCTGATCTACGTCGATGGCAAGGCCGACCACAAGATTGATAACGGCCAGTTGGTGGATCATTTTGAGCGCTTAATACGGCAAAAAATCGCTGATAAAGAAAAATTCGATTCAACCATTATCGCCAAAATTTAA
- the pilW gene encoding type IV pilus biogenesis/stability protein PilW gives MTSASIRLLISALVVFGLTGCVTTTVSSFDAKKDLNKAALTYVQIGYGYFEQGANQQAKEALTKALAIDDQLPGAHMGLARVYDRELEFKLADSHFQKALRYGESTEGHFQYGVYLYNRGDYKGAYKQLNKTLEDTVSTRRAQAFEYQGIVASRIDKMDVAISSYNRALALNPLLGNSFLGLANIYFERQELSTAYRYYNGFVELVRAQHGRHNATTLWLGIQLAKVAQDKNALSSMTLQLKNQFPQSVEYQTYLRWQAEQDAA, from the coding sequence ATGACATCAGCCAGCATTCGGTTACTGATTTCGGCACTGGTCGTGTTCGGTTTAACCGGCTGCGTGACCACGACCGTCAGCTCGTTTGATGCTAAAAAAGACTTAAATAAGGCCGCCCTGACCTACGTTCAGATCGGTTACGGTTACTTCGAACAGGGTGCCAATCAGCAGGCCAAAGAGGCTCTGACCAAGGCTTTGGCGATCGACGACCAGTTACCGGGCGCCCATATGGGCCTGGCCCGGGTCTACGATCGCGAATTGGAATTTAAGCTGGCCGACAGCCATTTCCAAAAAGCGCTGCGTTATGGTGAAAGCACCGAAGGGCATTTTCAATACGGTGTCTATCTCTATAACCGAGGTGACTACAAGGGAGCCTATAAGCAGCTTAACAAGACCCTTGAGGATACGGTCTCGACTCGCCGAGCTCAGGCGTTTGAATATCAGGGCATCGTCGCATCGCGGATCGACAAGATGGATGTGGCCATTTCCAGCTACAACCGCGCCTTAGCGCTGAATCCCTTGTTAGGCAATAGCTTCTTGGGGCTGGCCAATATCTACTTCGAGCGTCAGGAGCTGAGTACAGCCTATCGCTATTACAACGGCTTCGTCGAGCTTGTGCGCGCGCAGCATGGCCGGCACAATGCCACAACGCTGTGGTTGGGTATTCAATTGGCCAAGGTGGCGCAAGATAAGAACGCGCTGTCGTCGATGACCCTGCAGTTGAAAAATCAATTCCCTCAATCGGTAGAGTATCAAACCTACCTGAGATGGCAGGCGGAGCAAGACGCTGCATGA
- the hisS gene encoding histidine--tRNA ligase, which produces MNDILPSDSPLWQYLEGQVKAVLSQYGYREIRMPIVEPTELFARGVGEHTDIVEKEMYTFNDRNGDSLTLRPEGTAGCVRAALEHGLLYNQIQRLWYQGPMFRYERPQKGRYRQFFQIGVETFGMAGADIDAELILLTHRLFTRLGVLGSLTLHINTLGSSEARARYRKALVDYLEGVKDQLDDDSLRRLYVNPLRILDSKSASTQKLLNAAPVFDDYIDDESRLHFADLRARLDANGIAYQVNPRLVRGLDYYTKTVFEWMTDALGAQGTVCGGGRYDGLVPMLGGKETPASGFAMGIERILLLLQAVDAVPANIEKTVDLFLVVAGDQADAVAQVLAEQIRTEMPAVRLQMNCGGGSFKSQMKKADKSGAAVALILGDDEALEKRVQVKDLHGNIAQQSSSWHELAEVLGQLGL; this is translated from the coding sequence ATGAACGACATATTGCCCAGTGACAGTCCGCTTTGGCAGTATTTAGAAGGCCAGGTAAAAGCCGTGCTGAGTCAGTATGGTTATCGTGAAATCCGCATGCCCATCGTCGAGCCAACCGAGCTGTTTGCGCGCGGCGTGGGCGAGCATACCGATATAGTCGAAAAAGAAATGTATACCTTCAACGACCGCAATGGCGATAGCCTGACCCTGCGGCCGGAAGGCACTGCCGGCTGTGTGCGCGCGGCCCTAGAACACGGTCTACTGTACAATCAGATTCAGCGGCTCTGGTATCAGGGACCGATGTTTCGCTATGAGCGGCCGCAAAAGGGTCGTTATCGACAGTTTTTTCAGATCGGCGTCGAAACCTTTGGCATGGCCGGAGCGGACATAGACGCCGAACTGATATTGTTGACCCATCGGCTCTTTACCCGGCTCGGTGTGCTCGGCTCGTTGACATTGCACATCAATACTCTTGGCAGCAGTGAGGCGAGGGCACGTTACCGCAAGGCCTTGGTTGATTATCTCGAGGGCGTCAAAGACCAGCTCGATGACGACAGTCTGCGCCGTCTCTATGTGAATCCGTTACGGATTCTCGATAGCAAATCGGCCAGCACCCAAAAACTGCTCAACGCCGCGCCGGTGTTCGATGACTACATCGATGACGAGTCGCGGCTGCACTTCGCCGATCTGCGTGCCCGCCTCGACGCGAACGGCATTGCCTACCAGGTGAATCCGCGTCTGGTGCGCGGGCTCGATTACTACACCAAGACCGTCTTCGAATGGATGACCGATGCCCTCGGCGCCCAGGGTACCGTCTGTGGCGGCGGTCGTTATGATGGCCTGGTGCCGATGCTGGGCGGTAAAGAGACCCCAGCGTCCGGTTTTGCCATGGGTATTGAGCGGATACTGCTGTTATTGCAGGCCGTTGATGCGGTGCCGGCCAATATTGAGAAAACCGTGGACCTTTTCCTGGTCGTTGCCGGCGACCAAGCCGACGCCGTCGCGCAGGTGCTGGCCGAACAGATCCGCACTGAAATGCCGGCCGTGCGTCTGCAAATGAATTGCGGCGGCGGCAGCTTTAAGAGCCAGATGAAGAAAGCCGATAAATCCGGTGCCGCGGTGGCCTTGATCCTCGGTGACGATGAAGCGTTGGAAAAAAGGGTCCAAGTCAAAGATTTACACGGAAATATCGCCCAGCAGTCCAGTTCATGGCACGAATTGGCTGAAGTATTAGGCCAACTGGGGCTATAA
- the rlmN gene encoding 23S rRNA (adenine(2503)-C(2))-methyltransferase RlmN, which translates to MTQTTQKINLLGMGLSSLERFFTEELGEKRFRAIQVLKWIHQRGVDNFDDMTDVSMALRDKLKLVAEIVPPEVTFKQYSIDGTRKWVMKMPGGNAVETVYIPEEGRGTLCVSSQIGCALDCSFCSTGKQGFNRDLSSAEIIGQLWVAARSWDEPGKKRDRHVTNVVMMGMGEPLLNFDNVVESMGLMMEDNAYGLSKRRVTLSTSGVVPRIYDLAEVSDVSLALSLHAPNDALRNELVPINRKYGIAETLKAVNAYFERLPDKRVCTIEYTMMNHINDSEELATELAAVLRDTPCKINLIPFNPFPNSGYERPSNNRMHRFKDILQQAGYNVTIRKTRGDDIDAACGQLIGQVSDKTRRSERFIEAVELGQTAATVATKRTDRSAV; encoded by the coding sequence ATGACACAAACAACACAGAAAATTAACTTGCTCGGCATGGGCCTGAGTTCGCTGGAGCGCTTTTTTACCGAGGAGCTGGGCGAAAAGAGGTTTCGAGCAATACAGGTGTTGAAGTGGATTCATCAACGAGGTGTCGATAACTTCGATGATATGACCGATGTCAGCATGGCGCTGCGCGATAAGTTGAAATTAGTAGCCGAAATAGTGCCGCCAGAAGTGACCTTTAAGCAATATTCTATCGACGGCACGCGCAAATGGGTCATGAAAATGCCCGGTGGCAATGCCGTTGAGACGGTTTACATACCGGAAGAAGGACGCGGCACCCTCTGTGTCTCGTCGCAAATTGGCTGTGCCCTAGACTGTTCTTTTTGCTCGACCGGCAAACAGGGCTTCAATCGGGATTTGAGCTCGGCTGAAATCATTGGCCAACTCTGGGTCGCGGCCCGGTCTTGGGATGAGCCGGGCAAAAAGCGGGATCGGCACGTCACTAACGTGGTCATGATGGGCATGGGCGAACCCCTGCTTAACTTTGATAACGTCGTCGAGTCGATGGGCCTGATGATGGAAGACAACGCCTACGGCCTGTCCAAGCGGCGTGTCACCCTCAGTACCTCCGGTGTGGTGCCAAGAATCTACGATCTGGCCGAGGTCAGCGACGTGTCCCTGGCCCTGTCTCTGCATGCGCCCAATGATGCGTTGCGCAACGAGCTGGTACCGATCAATCGAAAATACGGTATCGCCGAGACGTTGAAGGCGGTGAATGCCTATTTTGAGCGGCTGCCCGATAAGCGGGTCTGTACCATCGAATACACGATGATGAATCACATCAACGATAGTGAGGAATTAGCGACTGAATTGGCCGCGGTATTGCGGGATACGCCCTGCAAGATCAACCTGATACCCTTTAATCCGTTTCCCAATTCCGGCTACGAGCGGCCAAGCAATAACCGCATGCACCGCTTTAAGGATATCCTGCAACAGGCCGGATACAACGTGACCATTCGTAAAACCCGTGGCGATGACATCGATGCCGCCTGTGGTCAGCTGATTGGTCAGGTCTCTGACAAGACGCGGCGTTCGGAACGGTTTATCGAAGCGGTGGAGTTGGGGCAAACCGCTGCCACGGTGGCCACCAAGCGCACCGATCGGAGTGCCGTATGA